A genome region from Strongyloides ratti genome assembly S_ratti_ED321, scaffold srae_chrx_scaffold0000004 includes the following:
- a CDS encoding VHS domain and GAT domain and ENTH/VHS domain and VHS subgroup domain-containing protein → MQQDKIQESLLNAVESAKEAASSGLEKITDFFHGDPFETYVGKKVEMATDATVLSTENWGLNIEICDIINTTSDGAKDALRAIRKRLNNEMSKNNAIVMYTLTVLETCVKNCGIHFRTLVCSKEFVNELIKLIGPKFDAPQIIQERILTLIQSWAVAFKDIPELHDVVDIYNDLKSKGVQFTDIDINQIPPIDTPVASVPKIFSQDKPTQPIIPISNPNIPPMFLQSTIQNYESGIEVSSDSLAKLRSELDVVKGNVNVFQDLLSQLPPQSANNDEKEFLNELYETLQEMHKRIVALIQVIQNETVFSELLSINDEITESFEKFERYKNMKPNENSENVKLLQSNESDKDEGSSSGIEKKDNKSFEEKSLI, encoded by the exons atgcag cAAGATAAAATTCAAGAATCACTTTTAAATGCTGTTGAATCAGCAAAAGAAGCTGCTAGTTCAggtttagaaaaaattactGATTTTTTTCATGGTGATCCATTTGAAACTTATGTTGGAAAAAAAGTTGAAATGGCAACAGATGCCACTGTTTTATCAACTGAAAATTGGGgtttaaatattgaaatttgtgatattattaatactaCATCTGATGGTGCTAAAGATGCTCTTCGTGCTATAAGAAAAcgtttaaataatgaaatgtCTAAAAACAATGCAATTGTCATGTATACTTTGACAGTTCTTGAGACATGTGTTAAAAATTGTGGTATTCATTTTCGTACTCTGGTATGTAGCAAAGAGTTTGTAAATGAACTTATCAAATTAATTGGACCAAAATTTGATGCACCACAAATTATTCAAGAAAGAATACTTACTTTAATTCAAAGTTGGGCTGTCGCTTTTAAAGATATTCCAGAACTTCATGATGTAGTTGACATCTATAATGACTTAAAAAGTAAAGGAGTTCAATTTACTGATATTGATATTAATCAAATTCCACCAATCGATACTCCGGTTGCg TCTGttccaaaaatattttctcaAGATAAACCAACACAACCAATAATACCAATTAGTAATCCAAATATACCACCAATGTTTTTACAATCTACAATACAAAATTATGAGAGTGGTATAGAAGTAAGTTCAGATAGTTTAGCTAAATTACGTTCTGAATTGGATGTTGTCAAAGGAAATGTAAATGTTTTCCAAGATTTATTAAGTCAATTACCACCCCAATCAGCTAACAATGATGAAAAAGAATTCTTGAATGAGTTATATGAAACATTACAAGAAATGCATAAAAGAATTGTTGCTTTAATACAAGTAATTCAAAATGAAACTGTATTTTCTGaacttttatcaattaatgatgaaataactgaatcatttgaaaaatttgaaagatataaaaatatgaaaccTAATGAGAATTCAGAgaatgttaaattattacaaagTAATGAGTCAGATAAAGATGAAGGATCATCTTCTggtattgaaaaaaaagacaataaatcatttgaagaaaaatcattaatttaa
- a CDS encoding Leucine-rich repeat, cysteine-containing subtype-containing protein, producing the protein MVRTLFDISLSTMCRTYINGDLTLLPENCKQRLIEFFCSHDQFYHDDCAKLISSPYFGSNLTEINFYLSEQVNDMLLENLVQMNNNLTKISITLCQNITDKGILSLTTNQGKLECLELKCLNNLTSDGLKNVKSQSLYTVNLSGCTKITSDGIFHLAFNNPNITKFYLNDCRSIDDQALYDIAYGIGENLQVLELNFLQNMEDPAKSLLNLSQRCPHISQLSLCRFFEFSDEDNQQECTIEGMELREVDLYGNYFFTLPNLPLSVTKLSLSVSGEENATNLVSKLLNLPFLSTIHLQLNCEEISNSAIERCNEFLKIFIGGLGKKIINLHISCNRIIDEVLLLITNNIPNMTHLALNVKHINSYHLQRYFGTSNRAIIFKLRSLKLCRLKISYRALFAIARNAKCLEEFEASHMLCVDDRFLIILAQNCRFLKTINFNGCRWVTDRGLSALARNCKLTEVRIRATSCTDKSIYLLAQFCPEIEWIAYSDYSGRPKFSDKALQCLKNACVQRVIC; encoded by the exons ATGGTACGAACATTATTTGATATTAGTCTTAGCACAATGTGTAGGACATATATTAATGGTGATTTAACATTACTTCCAGAAAATTGTAAACAACGtttaattgaatttttttgttcACATGATcag ttttatcaTGATGACTGTGCCAAATTAATATCATCCCCATATTTTGGAAGCAATTTAAcagaaattaatttttatttaagtgAACAAGTTAATGATAtgttattagaaaatttagttcaaatgaataataatttaacaaaaataagtATAACATTATGTCAAAATATTACTGATAAA ggtatattatcattaacaaCAAATCAAGGTAAATTAGAATGTCTTGAATTGAAATGTCTTAATAATCTTACTAGTGACGGTTTGAAGAATGTTAAATCACAAAGTCTTTATACTGTTAATTTAAGTGGATGTACAAAG atcaCCAGCGATGGAATATTTCATTTGGCATTTAATAATccaaatattacaaaattttatcttaatgATTGTCGTTCAATTGATGATCAGGCACTTTACGATATAGCATATGGTATAGGAGAAAATCTTCAAGTAttagaattaaattttttgcaGAATATGGAAGATCCTGCAAAAtcacttttaaatttatcgcAAAGATGCCCACACATATCACAATTATCATTATGCcgtttttttgaattttctGATGAAGATAATCAACAGGAATGTACAATTGAAGGAATGGAATTAAGAGAAGTTGATTTATATggaaattatttctttacaCTTCCTAATTTACCATTATCCGTAACAAAATTAAGTTTATCTGTATCAGGGGAAGAAAATGCAACAAATCTTGTTTCAAAATTACTTAATTTACcatttttatcaacaattcatttacaattaaattgTGAAGAAATTAGTAATTCTGCAATTGAAAGAtgtaatgaatttttaaaaatatttattggtggtcttggtaaaaaaattattaatcttCATATATCTTGTAATAGAATTATTGATGAAGTCTTATTACTTATTACCAATAATATTCCAAATATGACACATTTGGCATTAAATGTCAAACATATTAATTCATATCATTTACAAAGATATTTTGGTACAAGTAATAGagcaataatttttaaacttcgTTCTCTTAAGTTATGTCGtctaaaaatatcatatagAGCACTTTTTGCAATTGCTCGTAATGCAAAATGTTTGGAAGAATTTGAAGCATCACATATGTTATGTGTAGATGATcgatttttaataattcttgCACAAAATTGtcgttttttaaaaacaattaattttaatggcTGCAGATGGGTAACAGATAGAGGGTTAAGTGCTTTGGCAAGAAATTGTAAACTAACTGAAGTTCGTATTAGAGCAACATCATGTACTGATAAGTCAATATACTTATTAGCTCAATTTTGTCCAGAAATTGAGTGGATTGCATACTCAGATTATTCAGGAAGACCAAAATTTAGTGATAAAGCTTTACAATGTCTTAAAAATGCTTGTGTACAAAGAgttatttgttaa